In the genome of Pungitius pungitius chromosome 5, fPunPun2.1, whole genome shotgun sequence, the window ATCCCCTCGACCATCTGCTTCTTTGTGTCAAGGTTTTGTTGTAAATTTTGACATTCCAATAATGATGAGAACATTTATAAGATAATTATATCACAGAAGTATTTGCACTCAAGTCACTGTCTCCAAACCTTTAGTGTTTCATAAAAGATGTCTTTTCCTCTCCAGTTGTCTTAAAGAATGCTCTCTGGTCTCTGCAGAAACATTTCAATGCATTCGCCTCAGTTTGAAGACCtcatacatttccttttgctcttGTGTGACTGATTCTTGACCTCTTATAATTAAACTGTAGTCATAGTTTGGTGAGTTAGAAACTCTTTCACATCAGAGACTCATGCTTTATTCCAAAAGCTGTCATTCACTCTGACTCCACAAGTTAGCTAAAGAATTTTCCCAATGATCTGATAACAAAGTCAACAACCCTGTTAGGTAACATCCAAAAACCCCGGCTGAGTAAACTCACCTTTGGGaccaaacacagacacaggtTCATGAACTATTCTTCAATAAAACACAGGTGTCTTGTTTCTAAACCTGTTTCTTGGATCTATGATCCTTAATGGCACCGACAGATAGtctttgtgcttgtgtgcgtttgtaGTTCTCATCCTAATGGTGTTTGATGAACgtttcattaattaataaaccCATTTATTAACTCactttatttatgtattcattgtgtgtttgacatGTTGTCAGTGGAAAGGATCCTCCAACCTGCatgttcttcctctctcctccacctaaGCACCATCCCGTCTTTTGAGGCCTCCTCTTTGCTCCACtcattttgtccccccccccacgtgccaACGCCATTCATTTATCTCAGGAAAACACATAAGAACAAACAGGTTTGGATCATCATCGACTTTATtacagcagggccgagctcctccttgTGGCACAAAACGGCGTCACAGCGagctgagggggaggagccacaTTTACCCTTACGTGACAGCATTACACGATAATTTAGCTAAAAGTGACGTTAGTCATGTGCCGTTATCTACGTAGCTCCTAGCTGTATACCTTCAGCTATGTACATTTACTATGTCCCTTTAGCTATGTACATTTACTATGTCCCTTAAGCTATGTACTTTTACTATGTCCCTTTAGCTATGTACATTTACTATGTCCCTTTAGCTATGTACATTTATTATGTTCCATTTAGCTATGTACATTAACTATGTTCCAATACCTatttactagggccgggactcgattaaaaatattaatctaattaatgtcgaggctttgtaattaattaatcgaaattaattgcattttaattgcataaatatttgacctgagaacagtgagaagtaatttttttcacatggatttttatttttgttcaaccaattccagcagacaagtgtaacaatagcatatttagaaatatagtactttcagaaattcaggtagcctataggtaagtagaccttctgtaaactatgtttttttaagtagaccaatactttcaagtacattcagaacatatattttttcagacgtggacttagttaccctggtccttaaaccagtcatctggtgcagtgtgggttgggtgtgggtccttgtacgtccacgctagctgctaattgtgttgcgttgaggtgatacttgaggctcgatgtgaattccttgttgcacagcttgcacacaaccacgctcttatcgacgcttccatccgtgtgtttattataagaagatttcccattcacggggccacccgacacggtctcgtcagcttcttcgttcatgttcactgtggtttgttgttgtctgaagtcatggacgctagttggtgctccagtataatcggtcctccgaaactcatccagtgagaaacgttccgcggtgcaaaaaaaaatgtaaaaatgcgtcaaaaatgtttaatgtgttattttttgtgtaattaattcatcttaattcacattgtaattaattaacgcgctaaagtcccggccctactatttacatttactatGTACATTTACTATGTCCCTTTACCTATGCACATGTACTATGTTCCATTAGCTATTTACATTTACTATGTTCCATTAGCTATGTACATTTACTGTGTTCCATTAGCTATATACATTTACTACGTCCCTTCAGCTATGTACATAGTCCAAGTATCAAAAtctacattaaatataaataaattcagTGGAGTAAAAGAGATGTAGTAGCATTATAACACTCATAAAACTGAAGCATGTACCAACATGAACAGAGTGAAGGTAAATACTTTATTAGGAGCACAGAGGCTCAAATACAATGTCCTTTATAGAAGTCAACTTACTTCTTATACCAATACACGTGTCATAAGGGAACTCATACATATACAGAGATAAAGTGACGGTTGAATTATATTCTGGGCGTGtttatattctttttctttgaagctAATGGTACCCATCAAACTTTCgatttatttatatgattatTTACCAAGATATTCATTGAGAAAATCAGAAACAAATCATGTAGAACCATTAAAGATACTagaattttttgttttatgttttttaacatAGGTTTCCATTGAACTTGCCAGAGACCCAATTTGGGTCTTTCCCGCACGGACATGAGGGACTAATGATATTAATATTGATAGAATATGTTACACTTAGGAATTTACATGGTTTAAATAGCTATGAGCTTCTTTAAAATGAATCAGGTGACCAGATTTAGGCGACAGGCTGGTCGTTCACTCTTGCTAACATATTAGCATACAGCCAATGTTACGAGACATTGTGCTAATAGATTAGCATTGAGTTTGCTTTTGCCATGGGTGTAGCATCACTTCTATCACCAGTCAAGCTAACTTAAATATTAGTGCGCAGAGTTACTCCACAACATTTATGAGAAGTGTTACTAAAGCTAAGGCTACTATAGCTCTAGTATGCTTAAGTGGGAGCGCAGCTCGATAATACTTGAAAAATGCATACAAACATTGCATTAACTTAGTGACGTTGTGGCTACAAGATATACTGAGCTAGCATTCAAAGCTAACTAGCATGCTAGCAAACCAGCTGGTTAGATTGCTAACGGTGGAAACATTTCAGGACTAGTATCATTCACATGGACACCAGCGGCTTCAGTAAAGTGGACTCTGATACGTTAGCTCGCTCTTACGTTGGTCGAAACTGTTTTGCTAGTTAGCCCCAGAGCATCGCTTGAGCTTTAGCATCATGCGTGCTAATGTGTTAGCAAGTGACCGACAGGACGATCCAGCAGAAGCCTTCTAGTGTTCAATGCACACACGTCACAAACCTTTAAACAAGGAACCGGTAGCATGCAGACACAGGGTTATACCGGCAAACCCCATTACCCATCATGCAACAGTTTTATTACGTGAGTCACCGTGTTTGAACGAAGAAACATGTCAAATTTTACAAAGTTCTGGACATTTTAGAGGATTTCGGTCTgtctatctgtctctctctctcagccagtctgtctctctgtctccttgtctctctgtctttctacctgtctctgcctccctgtctgtctctttgtctccctctctttctacctgtctctctctcagcctgTAGCCTCCCATCACAGCACCATGGTGGGGATGTGGTGGACCAGAGACGCCGGGTGAGGCATGGAGGAGAGCTGCggcgggtgaggaggaggaggaccgtgaggaggaggaggggagcgaGCACCATGCACCCCGGCAGCCCCGGCGGCGGCCCCGGCGGGTCGGTGCCGCGCGCTCTTCTGGTGCGCCCTCAGCCCGGCCAGCTGCGAGTAGGCCGACTGGCACACGTGGCACTTGTAGGGCCGCTCGCCGGTGTGCAGCCGCACGTGGTTCCGCAGCGTGGACGACTGGCTGAAGCGGCGGTTACAGAAGCGGCACACGAAGGGCTTGTCGAGCGTGTGGATGCGCATGTGCGAGCGCAGGTTGCTGCGCGAGTTGAAGCCGCGGTGGCAGATGACGCAGCGCATGCGTCCCAggctggatgaggaggaggaggaggtggaggaagaagaggaggaggacgaggaggaggaggaggacgaggatcCTTCACTGGTGTGAAACTCAtctgagaggaggaagatggggggagggggggtgtataAGTACATCCCTTTGATCCTGATAAAAGTCTCAGACTCAAAcaacatcaaataaaatgattgaCTTGACTTTGACAAAAAAGATATTATATTCTAGAACGTACGTTGTAAAGATCATTCTAAAGTTTGAAAGTCAAATAGAATGTCAGCGATCAATAATCGGTCTTTACCCGTCTTGGTCTTCTTGCTctgctcctcgtctcctcccggAATTCCAGGGATTCCCAGGAAGGTGTTGTGAGAGTTTCCGTACCAGACGAGCAACTCCTGGTCGGGGGGGATCGTCTGAGGAGCAACCGACAAGGAGGTTCATCATGGGAGAACCCGACCGACTCCTAACAACAGTACTGACGGTCTGTCGGACAGCAGAGGGCGACACACTCGCTGATGAAGATCAAAGAACATCTTAGGGGCTCCTCACCTTCCTCATTTCGCCTGAACTGGTGGAATTTATTTTTGACCTCTAAAGGTCCGTTTGACCTCAGAATTGATTGGTTTCCATGTACGTCGCAATCAGAGATCATTACTGTTAGCATCTAATACACGTTGCTTCACTGACCTCGACGGCCTTGTAGACGATGCTGCTGCCGACCTGGACCACCTCCAGGTTCTGCTCCTGCTCGTTGCGGGCACACTTGATGTAGGTCATCCAGCTCCTCTGGTCCTCCTGGCTGGCGTCGATGAAGTACCTGACGGTCCCGTCCTCGTTGAacacctgggggaggaggggggttgtACGGCCTCTTTCAAATGTTCTGGTTGAGTATTTTTGTGAGATTGGACTGGATTAATGGGAACGTGAACATGAGCTCCATCTCCACGTGGACCTGAGTGTGAAGGCAGATAGAGCACGGGACTGACCTCCCACATCAGGTTGTTGTTCCGGTACAGGTCGATGTGTTCGGGGGCGATCAGGCGGCCGGTGAACGGGCCCATCTCCGTCCCCGCTTTGATCCACGTTTTGGAGAAGATACCCAGACCTTCTCCTGAAGCACACAATGATACTCAGACTCCTCCCACATTATAGCATAGCACAGTTCCTTTATAACATTTCAAGATCAAATGTAAACATCAAAGCAGAGATTTGAATGCTAAATACTAACAGCGTACCTGGGACGGAGCTCTGAGCGATGATCACCTCACTCGGTAAAACCAGACTCGACAACTTCTGAACCTCTgaacaaaaacaccacaaatcatttattcatttcacactTTATTTCATCAACACAACGTTTGAAAAACTAATATTTGAAACACAGATGAGACACCAACAAAAGCAGCGGTTTTCTtataaaactttacattttagcaGATCtgcaaacatgaaaaaaaatctttgcatGACACCAAAGTCACTTTATGTGTGCTataaagaggaggaagggggggggatacgaaggaggaggaggaggaggaggagaagaaggagcacCAACTAAACAAACAGCACGAGGTGTCTCCGATGTGGCACGAGACTTAAAGCCGTAGAAGAAGAACGGAGCGGCGCGCAGCAGAAAGAATCCGTTACCGGCGGACCGGGAGCTCCGGGACTCCCGGTTCTGACTCTAACGGCACCGCACAAATTGTTGCGAACGAATTTAACGTTAAAATAGAATTTAAGTAtagtaaaaaaagtaaaagttgagtaaagaaagagagaaggccGTAAGTGAAGTGTaagctttttattatttcgtTCAGCGGTTTAAGGTTTAAAAGCCGCAGAAAGGAAATTATAAATTGTTAAATTACTTTAtatggtattttatattttgagtaAAGATACAAACAAGGAGCACAGTTATAATGGTTATATTAATAATTTCGTAAAACAATTGAAGCCGTCGGCTTCATTTTTGATTGATGACGTAAATGATAATTAATATAAAAACTATTGAATGACCTTTGTCTTTGTAGGTTATAACTCATTCTatcaaagaaaacactttatgaatataaatgaataaataataacaggCAGCAGTGAAGTGTTCTttgggatttattaaagaacGATGCGTCCTTTTTATAAGATGATTCtgttcaatattcaatataaaaatcaaaaaagaaagcaaTATAAATGTCTCGGGCACTGACCTCCGGAGAAGGACTGCGCGAGCACCTCGGCGGTGAACGCGGTCTTGGGGCTCGCGCTGGGAGCAGCGCGGTCCTCGTGCTGcaggtggtgcaggtggtgCAGGCCGTGCAGGTGGTGCTGCTCGCCGAGCACGTGCCTCCAGCGGCCGTACAGGAAGCTGTGCAGGATGTCCGACGTGATGATGTCCGCGAGGGACAGCGGCTGCTGCGGCTTGAAGCCCGACTTCAGGcccaggggggcggggggcagcaCGGAGCCCATGGCGGGGACGGGGggcccgggaggaggaggaggaggaggaggaggaggaggacggggtccTGCAGGAGAACAGGTCAGAGAATCCAAACTAGAGCTCGAGGAAGGAAAGATCGTCTTGTTCTTCTGCAGATAAAATGAGAAAAGTGTCACGAGCCGAAGTGTCACACAAGTTGTTCTCAAGTGCTGCAGGTCTCAGAGGGGGAGGTCTATATAGAGCCCGTCTGTCTGcccgtctgtctgcctgcctgtctgtggGCTGTGATCACCTCCTCTGtaaaggggagggagagagagagtgtgtgtgtgtgtgttctgctctgCCTCTTGACACCAAAGAAACACTCAATTAGGACTTAATGAGAGGACAACAGTCAAAGACcgggaccaggaccaggaccaggaccaggtaGTGGTGATTACACCTAGAACAATAAAggttattcaaatattcattcattacagCGGTTAAATATCACGTTAATATAATGTTactaaacaaaaagacacaaggcTTCAGCAGTGGAatgtgagcagaggaggaggaggaggagaaagaggaggaagagaaggaggatgaggaggaggatgaggaggagaaagaggaggaggaggaagagaaggaggatgaggaggagaaggaggagaaagaggaagagaagaaggaggaggaggaggaggagaaagaggaggaggagtaggagaaagagaaggaggaggaggaggagaaagagaaggaggaggaggaggaggagtaggagaaagagaaggaggaggaggaggaggagaaagaggaggaggaagagaagaaggaggaggaggaggaggaggaggagaaagaggaggaggagtaggagaaagagaaggaggatgaggaggaggaggaggaggaggaggaggaggagaaagaggaggaggagtaggagaaagagaaggaggatgaggatgaggagggggagaaagagaaggaggaggaggaggagaaagaggaggaggaggaggaggagaaagaggaggaggagtaggagaaagagaaggaggaggaggaggagaaagagaaggaggaggaggaggaggaggtgtgcaGCAGTGTGAGTGACAGAGCAGGAAAACAGATTACCAGGACAACAGCTGCTGTCTTCATCCCTCcattcaccctcctcctcctcctcctcctcctcgttctcctcccgTCGTCTCTCAACAGGATTATTATTCTTTCTTTCACTCTGATCTGTATTTATGagcttttaaacatttattgtcgACTCGTTAGCGCAAgacgcgacacacacacacacacacatttctaaatgatcattttatattctaatatttcttatatatatatataaaatatatcttttattttgtcaaatctttaaataaagtaagataaaaaacaacaaatgcaatcagttaaaatataaataaagaagATTTTTAGATGAATTTATTCTTGTTTCTCACCGCATCGTGGAAACAATGAatcatataaaatataatagtcacatatattttataaatataattacttgaattgtttcatttgaaatgaaacgttAAAACCTCATAAAGACAATGACATCATTCATTTCatgcttttctctcctttcttctgAACATGATTTAAAGATATCGATAATacatcaaatcaatcaatcaggtcccactgagaggaggaggaggaggagaaggacaatacaggaggagaaaaatgaaaagaataaaggaaggaggagaagcagaacagagaagaataaagaagaaggaggagaattAAAGAGAAGGAGAATAAAGGAGgtagagaaaaataaaggaggagaggaagaatagaggaggagaataaaggaGGAGAACCGGCAGGTGACGGGCACGTGTGGATacaaggggggagagaggaggaggaggagcaggaggaggaggagccctaAGTGCTCTGTGATATTGTTGCGTTAATGTGATTATCCTCATTAGCATTCATGCTAATAATCCTCCTTTAAAAGCCTTTTAATAACcatcagcaggaggaggagctgtcaGCTGCTCGGGGTACGAATCAAACGcaccctctgctcctcttcctcctcatgttCATCACGTTGTTGTAATAATGTGACGCGTCCTCACAAATCTTTAGAATCCTACAGAAATCTTTAGGGGATTTTATTTTCTAtgctcttcttctacttctcaAATATCGAAGATTTTATCAATTATTTCAATAGAAACAAAGTGAtgtattaaataattatttatagtATAAATGATAAAATTCCTCTTTCACCCGCAGGACAATATCAAATTACTATCACTATTATTATGCATTTAGAagctatgctatgctatgctatgcttaaTCAGTCCAATAGGGGGCGCTCTGTGAGATGAGCACATGCCACATGagaattaccccccccccccccccccctttatgtCAGGTTTTGCAGGGTTCCAGCAGGCCACAAAACAATgcaatgtatatatatgtataaactcatatattcataattcatatatatatatatatatatatatatatgaatatatagtaTTTGTTAGGACCAAAGCGTACGTGTTTATGGCTGATatgaaaaatattaaacatCACTTTTTTACTGCTGATCccagtgcatcatgggaaacatTTGGACTGGATCCAGAACGCCATCACTTTAATGTTTAATCaggtctgtcacacacacacacacacacacacttcatctgtACTTACAGAGCTACTTCCTGTACTTTATGACCACACACCCACCTACCCCCccggcaaacacacacacacacacacacacacacacacacacacacacactgccagtaACTCTCTCGGTGTTCCATTCCCTTTTTAACTCCTGCTCACGTTGTTAAGAACCTCACATCCACCTGCACAACCACCAGAGGCCGGATCACCAGAGGCCGGATCACCTGGGACAGGATCACCTGGGACCGGATCACCTGGGACAGGATCACCTGGGACCGGATCACCTGGGACAGGATCACCTGGGACAGGATCACCTGGGACAGGATCACCAGAGGCCACGTCAGGGACATGGATCCTCATGAACACTTTTATCAAGACTAATGTTCATATATCTGCTTGATAATGCCAAACATCTAAGTGCTCATTTAGGGActcactgtcttgtcctgggTGAGGAgtgaaaggtcaaagggcaaAGCAGAAACCAGTGAGAGaacgccagtttagggccaatagaaatcttttacAAAACGTTAATGGTCTTCCTAATTCAGTGGGTTGTTCTTTCGCCTTCAGAGCTGCtcacttgacctgtgatctaaaaaaataaatctaccagaaccagAGAACTTGTTCGACTGAATTCTTCCAGATATCCTCCAATTCTGCtcatgtttttttcagtgtgtgtgtgtgtgattacagtATTGTCTTAATGACAGATGACATCATGCCGGCAGTCAGACCATCTGTCTCCGCTCTGGGAACATGAATAAATCATAAATCATACTTTTCATTTTAGGACACCAAGAGCTgctttgacacacaaacactcataaagcacacacacagattcacacaCTGAGGCTTAATGGGGGGGTTGTGTAAGTGTATTTAATTCACCACAGAGGGTCATTAgagtgacttcctgtttcacttCCTCCATGTTCATCATCTACAAACCATCAACATGTCTTCGTGTTTGGGTCTCTGGAGGCAAATCTCAAAGCTAACCGCTAACTGCTAGCACGCTAAGGTGTCCCTCAGTTTGTTCAATACTTTGCTCAATAAAGTTTTACTCAAA includes:
- the prdm12b gene encoding PR domain zinc finger protein 12b, with the translated sequence MGSVLPPAPLGLKSGFKPQQPLSLADIITSDILHSFLYGRWRHVLGEQHHLHGLHHLHHLQHEDRAAPSASPKTAFTAEVLAQSFSGEVQKLSSLVLPSEVIIAQSSVPGEGLGIFSKTWIKAGTEMGPFTGRLIAPEHIDLYRNNNLMWEVFNEDGTVRYFIDASQEDQRSWMTYIKCARNEQEQNLEVVQVGSSIVYKAVETIPPDQELLVWYGNSHNTFLGIPGIPGGDEEQSKKTKTDEFHTSEGSSSSSSSSSSSSSSSTSSSSSSSLGRMRCVICHRGFNSRSNLRSHMRIHTLDKPFVCRFCNRRFSQSSTLRNHVRLHTGERPYKCHVCQSAYSQLAGLRAHQKSARHRPAGAAAGAAGVHGARSPPPPHGPPPPHPPQLSSMPHPASLVHHIPTMVL